One genomic segment of Xylanibacillus composti includes these proteins:
- a CDS encoding c-type cytochrome produces MRSATRLWLAAAAVSLALLSGCGNADSGGYTVADDKDAFPQAVTLYQASCLACHGNDLQGRMNPQSNLSQVGARYDKDAIIGIVREGRDLMPSFKDVLSEEDFQALAEWLATKK; encoded by the coding sequence ATGCGATCAGCAACACGTCTTTGGCTTGCCGCCGCGGCCGTTTCGCTCGCCCTGCTCAGCGGGTGCGGCAATGCGGATTCGGGCGGCTATACGGTGGCGGATGACAAAGATGCCTTTCCCCAGGCCGTAACCTTGTACCAGGCCAGCTGCCTGGCCTGTCACGGCAACGACTTGCAAGGCCGCATGAACCCGCAATCGAACCTCAGCCAAGTCGGCGCCCGCTATGACAAGGACGCCATTATCGGCATCGTGCGAGAAGGCCGGGACCTGATGCCCTCCTTCAAGGATGTGCTCAGCGAAGAGGATTTCCAGGCCTTGGCCGAATGGCTGGCCACAAAAAAATAG
- the acpS gene encoding holo-ACP synthase encodes MIIGIGTDLTEIGRVAKLLQSGGGVAARFVNRVLTEEERKLLEARGARKHEFVAGRFAAKEAVVKALGTGIGAVTGLQDIEVVADESGRPICRLSAGAWERLGLDPERVRVHVSISHTDQVASAMAVVEQVDAPAL; translated from the coding sequence ATGATCATCGGAATCGGTACGGACTTGACCGAAATCGGACGCGTGGCCAAGCTGCTGCAAAGCGGGGGCGGCGTTGCTGCCCGGTTCGTAAACCGGGTTTTGACAGAGGAGGAGCGCAAGCTGCTGGAAGCGCGCGGTGCCCGGAAGCATGAATTTGTGGCTGGGCGATTCGCGGCCAAAGAAGCCGTTGTAAAGGCATTGGGAACAGGGATCGGTGCGGTGACGGGCTTGCAGGACATCGAGGTGGTGGCGGACGAAAGCGGGCGGCCGATTTGCCGCCTGTCCGCAGGCGCTTGGGAAAGGCTGGGGCTGGACCCTGAGCGCGTCCGGGTGCATGTCAGCATTTCCCATACGGATCAGGTAGCGTCGGCGATGGCTGTGGTCGAGCAAGTGGACGCGCCTGCATTGTAG
- a CDS encoding MFS transporter, whose product MSIDAQTDSFRATPRIHAVFMIVTLCYWASLYTYVPILAPYVETLGASYTLVGMVLGSYGLVQILVRLPLGIGSDRMKKRKPFILLGMLTGALSCLLFAVTDHIGGALTARAIAGVSASTWVAFTVLYAAYFGKHETSRAMGIISFATAAGQLVGMGASGILAERFGDKATFWAGGAIGLIGMLVAFAVTEPKGGIDRTPIRARDLAQVVKEPTVIRASVLSILAHSVLFITMFGFTPSYALEIGASKEHLTWLSVAFMVPHAVLAYITGRYLAPKFGIWQVIAFGFVSSSICTLLIPLTPSFPWLTATQALNGAAQGLHLPLLLTLAIQDIASEKRATAMGFYQAVYAIGMFFGPFLAGSLNQLAGLSGGFVFGGALALAAAAMTLLWKKRQPAASLETGNVHRG is encoded by the coding sequence ATGAGCATAGACGCGCAAACCGATTCCTTTCGCGCCACGCCCCGCATTCATGCCGTTTTCATGATCGTGACGCTTTGTTACTGGGCTTCCTTATATACGTACGTTCCTATTCTGGCACCTTATGTGGAAACATTAGGCGCATCTTATACCTTGGTCGGCATGGTGCTGGGCAGCTATGGACTTGTCCAAATATTGGTCCGGCTGCCGCTCGGCATCGGTTCGGACCGCATGAAAAAACGCAAGCCGTTCATCCTGCTCGGCATGCTCACCGGCGCGCTAAGCTGCCTGCTGTTCGCCGTGACCGACCACATCGGCGGCGCGTTAACCGCAAGGGCGATCGCCGGCGTTTCGGCGTCCACTTGGGTAGCCTTTACCGTGCTGTATGCCGCTTACTTCGGCAAACATGAAACGAGCCGCGCGATGGGCATCATCAGCTTTGCCACGGCGGCGGGACAGCTAGTCGGCATGGGCGCGAGCGGCATCCTGGCGGAACGGTTCGGCGACAAGGCAACCTTCTGGGCCGGCGGCGCCATCGGCTTGATCGGGATGCTGGTCGCCTTCGCCGTCACCGAGCCGAAGGGCGGCATCGACCGCACGCCGATTCGGGCTCGCGATCTGGCGCAGGTCGTCAAGGAGCCTACGGTTATCCGCGCCTCCGTGCTGTCGATTCTGGCGCACAGTGTGCTGTTCATCACCATGTTCGGCTTCACGCCTTCCTACGCTCTGGAAATCGGGGCCAGCAAGGAGCATCTCACGTGGCTGTCCGTCGCGTTCATGGTCCCGCATGCGGTGCTCGCCTACATTACCGGCCGCTACCTGGCGCCGAAATTCGGCATTTGGCAGGTGATCGCGTTCGGCTTCGTCAGCAGCTCCATCTGCACGCTGCTCATCCCGCTGACGCCTTCCTTCCCTTGGCTGACGGCTACACAGGCGTTGAACGGGGCGGCGCAAGGGCTGCACTTGCCGCTGCTGCTGACGCTCGCCATTCAGGATATCGCCTCGGAGAAGCGCGCCACGGCGATGGGCTTCTATCAGGCCGTGTATGCCATCGGCATGTTCTTCGGCCCGTTCCTCGCCGGCAGTCTGAACCAACTGGCCGGACTGTCGGGCGGCTTCGTCTTCGGCGGCGCTTTGGCGCTGGCAGCTGCGGCCATGACGCTGCTGTGGAAGAAGCGCCAGCCGGCGGCGAGCCTGGAGACGGGCAACGTCCATCGCGGATAG
- a CDS encoding DNA polymerase IV has product MKERVIMLVDGLSFYASIEKAAHPEYRDKPVAVGDPARKSGIILAACPAAKSQGVTTAERVGEALAKCPELVVIRPRMQTYISVSLFMTEIYESFTDQVEPYSVDEQFLDVTGSLSLFGGSADEIARQIQARVQLSTGIWTRVGIGPTKILAKMATDNFAKKVPGGVYTLSKDNIESDLWPLPIHQMFMVASRMTRHFAHMGLLTIGDIARLDLGEFKRRMRYEMGKQSDIQAEYYWQTANGIDPSPVIAGMRKQIKVINNGRALRWGKYRTMEDIEPLMLELVIEVCRRARRYGYMGRVISVAAAETDGYRSSSFGRQVTLFRPTYLEHEVGAAAYSLFAKYWRRMPITHLHITLTGLSADDVYQLDLFEDREKLILRSKTIDQIKDRFGPASIVRASSLMETGQAYERAAQIGGHWA; this is encoded by the coding sequence ATGAAGGAGCGAGTCATCATGTTGGTCGATGGGCTTAGTTTTTACGCATCTATAGAGAAGGCAGCGCATCCTGAATATCGCGATAAACCGGTTGCTGTCGGAGATCCGGCGCGTAAAAGCGGGATTATTCTCGCTGCATGTCCGGCAGCCAAGTCGCAGGGAGTTACAACGGCTGAACGCGTCGGAGAGGCGCTGGCTAAGTGTCCGGAATTGGTCGTTATCCGCCCGCGGATGCAGACGTATATTTCCGTCTCTTTATTTATGACGGAAATATATGAATCCTTTACAGATCAAGTTGAGCCGTATTCAGTTGATGAACAGTTTCTTGACGTGACAGGGTCTTTGTCGTTATTCGGCGGTTCCGCCGATGAGATTGCTCGCCAAATTCAAGCGCGGGTTCAACTTTCAACGGGTATATGGACGCGCGTTGGGATAGGTCCCACCAAAATCCTCGCCAAAATGGCCACGGACAATTTCGCAAAGAAAGTCCCCGGAGGCGTATATACGCTTTCGAAAGATAATATCGAGTCTGACCTTTGGCCTTTGCCAATCCATCAGATGTTTATGGTGGCTAGCCGCATGACTCGCCACTTCGCGCACATGGGGCTTCTTACAATTGGTGATATCGCCCGACTGGATCTTGGAGAATTCAAGAGACGCATGCGTTACGAAATGGGGAAGCAGAGCGACATCCAGGCGGAGTATTATTGGCAAACTGCTAACGGAATTGATCCGAGTCCGGTTATCGCAGGCATGCGCAAGCAAATCAAGGTGATTAATAATGGGAGAGCTCTGAGATGGGGGAAGTACAGGACGATGGAAGATATCGAGCCCCTTATGCTCGAACTCGTGATCGAAGTTTGCCGCCGCGCACGTCGATACGGATATATGGGACGGGTTATAAGCGTGGCAGCCGCTGAAACAGACGGATACAGATCGTCAAGTTTCGGCAGGCAAGTGACGTTGTTTCGGCCAACTTACTTGGAACATGAAGTCGGTGCGGCTGCATACTCGTTATTTGCAAAATATTGGAGACGCATGCCCATTACCCATTTGCATATTACGCTCACTGGACTTTCCGCCGATGATGTGTATCAACTGGACCTGTTTGAGGATCGGGAGAAGCTTATTCTCCGCTCGAAAACAATTGACCAAATCAAGGATCGTTTCGGCCCGGCTTCTATTGTTCGAGCGTCGTCTCTGATGGAAACGGGTCAGGCTTATGAAAGGGCGGCTCAAATAGGAGGTCATTGGGCATGA
- a CDS encoding SOS response-associated peptidase, whose translation MCGRYTITVSVEELIMRFFIDQANVPEHVPRYNVAPGQLIPAIVHDGTKNRLGELKWGLVPNWAQDAKGGFKMINARAETVREKPAFRASFQRKRCIIPADGFYEWKETKDRRKQPMRIVLRDRSLFAMAGLYDTWMAPDGSKLSTCTIITTAPNALMRDIHDRMPVILRREDEALWLDRRESNEDRLLALLQPYPADEMEAYPVSPKVGSVKNDDPDCAEPWGGE comes from the coding sequence ATGTGTGGCAGATATACGATCACGGTATCGGTGGAGGAGCTGATAATGCGTTTTTTCATCGATCAGGCGAATGTTCCCGAGCATGTCCCCCGATATAATGTAGCCCCGGGACAGCTCATCCCGGCAATTGTGCATGACGGAACGAAAAATCGGCTCGGCGAATTGAAATGGGGGCTGGTTCCGAATTGGGCGCAGGATGCAAAGGGCGGATTCAAAATGATAAATGCCCGCGCCGAGACCGTGCGCGAAAAGCCGGCTTTTCGCGCTTCCTTCCAGCGCAAGCGGTGCATTATCCCGGCGGACGGATTCTACGAATGGAAGGAGACGAAGGATCGGCGCAAGCAGCCGATGCGCATCGTATTGCGGGACCGCTCCTTGTTCGCGATGGCGGGCCTGTACGACACGTGGATGGCTCCGGACGGAAGCAAGCTGAGCACCTGCACAATTATTACGACTGCGCCTAATGCGCTGATGCGCGACATTCATGACCGGATGCCTGTTATTTTGCGGCGAGAGGATGAGGCGCTCTGGCTGGATCGCCGGGAAAGCAATGAAGACCGGCTGCTGGCTTTGCTGCAGCCGTATCCCGCCGACGAGATGGAAGCTTATCCAGTGTCGCCGAAGGTGGGGAGCGTCAAGAATGACGATCCCGATTGCGCCGAGCCCTGGGGGGGAGAATGA
- a CDS encoding ABC transporter substrate-binding protein yields the protein MRLWFQGIIAGLLMLLAGCGGISPGHEQAVPKPGHGDLPSQATLHATEASDKLEIWSYYDLGERNRAKIRELLPDLDISFQVASYYQAIDLYKKALTRDEVPDIFILETAWLGSFNDSLAFEDLAASPYEAESLLEPYPESILAPFRTLDGAGLIALPFDMNPAVTYYRYDVMQEAGLPAEPEALARFMEEPDNWLHIAQTLKQRNQWSIAWGSDPLDIFSKNTSFFDSELSFAHNNEQIARAIELGRAIENQKLASMSNIFDKNNNSIQSEDTVMFHTGYWYRYMLEELAPEQSGNWRITRLPFNAYGWSGSSAVAIAAKSANKDAAWQAAEWLATGYSRYIEELLHADAGSPNAYFGGQKLEPLVRELILRMPAYTFTPLDEKANRIWREVWTEEKDDSSLTAQEVASLMEQRVMEELAPQIEVLQHYLQESRKAN from the coding sequence ATGAGGCTTTGGTTTCAAGGGATCATCGCAGGCTTGCTTATGCTCTTGGCGGGATGCGGCGGTATTTCCCCAGGCCATGAGCAGGCCGTACCTAAGCCCGGGCATGGCGACCTTCCATCACAAGCGACACTTCACGCAACAGAAGCTTCGGACAAGCTCGAAATCTGGTCCTATTACGACCTGGGGGAGAGGAACCGCGCCAAGATTCGCGAGCTGCTGCCAGACTTGGATATATCCTTCCAGGTCGCCTCCTATTATCAGGCCATCGACCTGTACAAGAAGGCGCTGACCCGCGATGAAGTACCGGATATCTTCATCCTCGAGACCGCTTGGTTAGGCAGCTTCAATGATTCGCTAGCCTTCGAAGACCTGGCGGCCTCTCCCTATGAAGCCGAATCACTGCTCGAGCCATATCCCGAATCGATTCTGGCGCCTTTTCGCACCTTGGACGGAGCCGGGTTGATTGCTCTGCCATTCGATATGAATCCCGCCGTCACCTATTATCGCTATGACGTGATGCAAGAAGCCGGACTTCCGGCCGAACCGGAAGCGTTGGCCCGATTCATGGAGGAGCCTGACAATTGGCTGCATATCGCCCAAACGCTGAAACAGCGCAATCAATGGAGCATTGCCTGGGGAAGCGATCCATTAGATATTTTCAGCAAAAATACGTCTTTCTTCGATAGCGAGCTGTCCTTTGCGCACAATAATGAACAAATTGCGCGGGCGATCGAACTGGGGCGGGCGATTGAAAATCAAAAGCTGGCTTCCATGAGCAACATCTTTGACAAGAACAACAATTCCATTCAAAGTGAAGACACTGTCATGTTCCATACCGGCTACTGGTATCGCTACATGCTGGAGGAGCTGGCTCCCGAGCAAAGCGGCAACTGGCGCATAACGAGGCTGCCGTTCAACGCATACGGCTGGTCGGGCAGTTCAGCCGTAGCGATTGCGGCCAAATCCGCGAACAAGGATGCTGCCTGGCAAGCAGCCGAATGGCTGGCAACCGGCTACAGCCGCTATATCGAGGAGCTTCTGCACGCAGATGCCGGCAGCCCGAACGCCTATTTCGGCGGACAGAAGCTGGAGCCGCTTGTCCGAGAGCTCATCCTGCGCATGCCGGCCTATACCTTTACGCCTCTGGATGAGAAGGCCAATCGGATCTGGCGGGAGGTTTGGACTGAGGAAAAGGACGACTCTTCGCTCACAGCCCAAGAGGTGGCCAGCCTCATGGAGCAGCGGGTTATGGAGGAGCTGGCTCCCCAAATCGAAGTGCTTCAGCACTACTTGCAGGAGAGCCGAAAAGCCAACTAA
- a CDS encoding putative bifunctional diguanylate cyclase/phosphodiesterase gives MQSATLPANSNIKRVVYGALLACSITLTLFPGKWFLGIDLFAGSLFLILLVGRYQARAAFAGALATYSVASITGALDWVPALIHTAHIAWLCWYIRKQPQGLILGSALYWIAAGGPLLAAYYVWQNGRFDQVGIILLQIEWIVALICVLLADICLAYVPLGRKSSKQKAGVSGYYFSRMMIHLTLAVLLIPYMIYVTYTGYRGEAAISQSIKGHFHSQMQSARSYLDTISAEAITSLQLHSRLESTMISKWLEEIASETDSEFVILTADNRILAASSSDFPQAGEPFLWQAGSERIVQQETYWQWLPRGAFPHELERYLHAYLIQEAIQPSKRLKFVLIAPYAPYIKEHLASLEAKLSLLLNFSLLILLLNLLFQRVFFQPLSRLAAATTGIPSRLQNGTSIEWKKSGMVEIDSLVHNFQAVSAELREMFDHAHRLAYYDSLTGLKNRPSMQKELEKMFQSRKPSEQIAVIFFDLDRFKQVNDSLGHALGDQLLQVVAKRLSAMQSERVRLFRLSGDEFVMVVEGQEEITPEAAAESILKLIRQPISIEPHELRVTSSVGIALYPEHGQTADELMRQADSAMYSAKESGGDSYALYTDSLKAQITDRLWLENHLRSALENQEFVLHYQPIVDAGTGSIRGMEALIRWHHPERGMISPARFIPIAEQTGIIIPIGEWVLREACRQNKAWQNEGLENLHVAVNLSARQFHSPHLIRNICDILNETGMEPQYLELEITEGFIIHNTEYVRQVLRELEAMGVSVSIDDFGTGYSSLSQLQQFPVHAVKIDRSFVRNIGENTHNRSIVRAIIELAHGMGLKVVAEGIESEDERDFLIQHRCDRMQGYLLGRPCDAEQFGQLLRRLQKESKRRQIRGD, from the coding sequence ATGCAGTCAGCAACGTTACCGGCTAACAGCAACATCAAGCGAGTGGTGTATGGAGCGCTCCTCGCGTGTTCCATAACGCTTACCTTATTCCCCGGCAAATGGTTTCTAGGCATCGATTTATTTGCCGGCAGCCTGTTCTTAATCCTGCTTGTCGGTCGCTACCAGGCAAGGGCCGCATTCGCCGGAGCACTGGCCACCTATTCCGTGGCCTCGATCACAGGCGCTCTCGACTGGGTTCCCGCTTTGATCCACACTGCCCACATTGCCTGGCTTTGCTGGTATATACGCAAGCAGCCGCAAGGGTTGATCTTAGGCAGCGCGCTGTATTGGATCGCTGCCGGAGGACCGCTGCTGGCCGCCTATTATGTTTGGCAGAATGGCCGGTTCGATCAGGTTGGCATCATTCTGCTGCAGATCGAATGGATCGTCGCGCTGATATGCGTGCTGTTGGCTGATATTTGTTTGGCCTACGTGCCCCTTGGCCGCAAATCCTCCAAACAGAAGGCCGGTGTTTCCGGTTACTATTTTTCCCGGATGATGATTCATCTGACGCTGGCTGTTCTCCTGATTCCCTATATGATCTACGTCACCTATACCGGGTACCGGGGAGAAGCCGCTATCTCCCAATCGATCAAAGGCCATTTCCACTCGCAGATGCAGAGTGCGCGCTCCTATCTCGATACGATATCTGCCGAAGCGATCACATCTTTGCAGCTGCATAGCCGACTGGAGTCGACCATGATCAGCAAATGGCTGGAGGAGATCGCCAGCGAGACCGATTCGGAATTCGTTATTCTTACCGCAGACAATCGCATATTGGCTGCCAGCTCGTCTGACTTCCCGCAAGCGGGCGAACCATTCTTGTGGCAAGCGGGCAGCGAGCGGATCGTCCAGCAGGAGACGTACTGGCAGTGGCTGCCCCGGGGCGCATTTCCCCATGAGCTGGAACGCTATCTCCATGCTTACTTGATCCAGGAAGCGATTCAGCCGTCGAAACGCCTGAAGTTCGTCCTGATCGCACCCTATGCTCCTTACATTAAGGAGCATCTCGCCAGCTTGGAAGCGAAATTAAGCCTTCTGCTAAACTTCAGCCTGCTCATCCTGCTGCTCAACCTGCTGTTCCAGCGTGTGTTCTTCCAGCCGCTTTCCCGGCTGGCGGCTGCTACGACCGGTATCCCGAGCCGATTGCAAAACGGCACGTCTATCGAGTGGAAGAAGAGCGGCATGGTTGAAATCGATTCCCTGGTCCATAATTTCCAGGCCGTGTCGGCAGAGCTAAGGGAAATGTTCGATCATGCCCATCGGCTTGCCTACTATGATTCACTGACCGGACTGAAGAATCGGCCGAGCATGCAGAAGGAGCTGGAGAAGATGTTCCAGAGCCGGAAGCCTTCAGAGCAAATAGCGGTCATCTTCTTCGATCTGGACCGATTCAAGCAGGTAAACGATTCTCTGGGCCACGCCCTGGGCGATCAGCTGCTGCAGGTCGTTGCCAAACGGCTGTCCGCGATGCAAAGCGAACGTGTCCGTCTGTTTCGCCTGAGCGGAGACGAATTCGTCATGGTAGTGGAAGGCCAGGAGGAGATCACGCCGGAAGCCGCCGCCGAATCGATACTGAAGCTGATTCGCCAACCCATCAGCATTGAGCCCCATGAGCTGCGCGTTACGTCCAGCGTAGGCATCGCGCTCTACCCGGAGCACGGACAGACCGCCGATGAGCTGATGAGGCAGGCCGATTCAGCCATGTATTCAGCCAAGGAAAGCGGCGGAGACAGCTATGCGCTGTACACGGACTCGCTGAAAGCGCAAATCACCGATCGGCTCTGGCTGGAGAATCACCTGCGCAGCGCGCTGGAAAACCAGGAGTTCGTCCTGCACTATCAGCCGATTGTAGATGCGGGGACTGGCAGCATACGCGGAATGGAGGCGCTGATTCGCTGGCATCATCCGGAGCGAGGCATGATATCGCCTGCCCGCTTCATCCCGATAGCTGAGCAGACCGGCATTATCATTCCGATCGGTGAATGGGTGCTGCGCGAAGCCTGCCGGCAGAACAAAGCCTGGCAGAATGAAGGATTGGAAAACCTGCATGTGGCGGTGAATCTGTCTGCCAGACAATTCCACTCGCCTCATCTGATCAGGAATATCTGTGACATTCTCAACGAGACAGGCATGGAACCGCAGTACCTGGAACTTGAAATTACAGAAGGCTTTATCATCCACAATACCGAGTACGTCAGACAAGTGCTGCGCGAATTGGAGGCGATGGGCGTCTCGGTATCCATAGACGACTTCGGCACCGGTTACTCATCCTTGTCCCAGCTGCAGCAATTCCCGGTGCATGCGGTGAAGATCGACCGCTCCTTCGTTCGCAATATTGGCGAGAATACGCATAACCGTTCCATCGTGCGCGCCATTATTGAGCTGGCTCACGGCATGGGTCTGAAGGTTGTAGCCGAAGGCATCGAGTCAGAGGACGAACGGGATTTCCTCATCCAGCACCGCTGCGACAGGATGCAGGGATACTTGCTTGGGCGTCCGTGTGATGCCGAGCAATTCGGACAGCTGCTGCGCCGGCTTCAGAAGGAATCAAAACGAAGGCAGATTAGGGGGGACTAG
- a CDS encoding NADH:flavin oxidoreductase/NADH oxidase, whose product MAHLNEPFVVKGMELKNRIVMPPMCQFSVLAKDGTPNEWHYVHYVSRAAGGTGLIIIEMTDVEPDGRITDYDLGIWSDAHVPAFARIVKEAQKYGAKVGIQIGHAGRKAQHALTPVAPSDLPPLDSPHPARALTLEETKAMVKKFRDGVRRAVEAGVDTVELHGAHGYLIHQFHSRLTNRREDEYGQDLARFGVEVIRAAREVMPVDMPLLMRVSAIEYADGGYDLGHILEICAKYRDAGVDVFHISTGGEGLPGKRKPGNYPGYQVPFAREIKHALGVPVIAVGLIDEPKLAETVVASGDADLVAVGRAMLQDPYWAMHALRDLGDQAELIRPYAGEGW is encoded by the coding sequence ATGGCGCATTTGAACGAACCGTTTGTGGTCAAGGGCATGGAGTTGAAAAATAGAATCGTGATGCCGCCGATGTGCCAGTTTTCCGTATTGGCCAAGGACGGCACGCCGAATGAATGGCACTATGTGCATTATGTGTCGCGGGCAGCGGGAGGCACGGGGCTGATCATTATCGAGATGACGGATGTGGAGCCGGACGGGCGCATTACGGATTACGATCTGGGGATCTGGTCGGATGCGCATGTGCCGGCTTTTGCGCGAATCGTGAAGGAGGCGCAGAAGTACGGGGCCAAGGTCGGCATCCAGATCGGACATGCCGGCCGCAAGGCGCAGCATGCGCTGACCCCGGTAGCGCCCTCGGATTTGCCGCCGTTGGACAGCCCTCATCCGGCCAGAGCGCTGACTCTCGAAGAGACGAAGGCGATGGTGAAGAAGTTCCGGGATGGCGTACGGCGGGCTGTCGAGGCTGGCGTCGATACCGTGGAGCTTCACGGCGCGCACGGATACTTGATCCACCAGTTCCATTCTCGCCTCACCAATCGCCGCGAGGATGAGTACGGACAGGATTTGGCGCGGTTCGGGGTAGAAGTGATCCGAGCGGCCCGCGAGGTCATGCCGGTCGACATGCCGCTATTGATGCGGGTGTCAGCCATTGAATATGCCGACGGTGGCTACGATCTCGGCCATATACTGGAGATATGCGCGAAATATCGGGATGCGGGTGTAGACGTATTCCATATCAGTACGGGAGGCGAAGGATTGCCGGGCAAGCGCAAGCCGGGCAACTATCCGGGCTACCAAGTCCCGTTCGCGCGCGAGATCAAGCATGCGCTGGGTGTGCCGGTTATTGCCGTGGGCTTGATTGATGAGCCGAAGCTGGCGGAGACCGTTGTTGCCAGCGGCGATGCGGATCTGGTTGCGGTCGGAAGAGCCATGCTGCAGGACCCGTATTGGGCGATGCATGCCCTGCGCGACCTGGGTGATCAAGCGGAGCTGATTCGCCCTTACGCAGGCGAAGGCTGGTAA